In Actinoplanes derwentensis, the following proteins share a genomic window:
- a CDS encoding ABC transporter permease: MSTATAVDERVSGSSNFTKVLKRPESGAMVAAIVIFLWFALTTDAFATSGGSSTWLLGSSTIGIMAVAVALLMIGGEFDLSAGAMTGFTGLLVGILTTEYGLNIWVAIVVSLVLALLIGAVNGILVMKTGLPSFIVTLGTFFVLQGVDLAGTKALIGQVAIQGMAKVPYYDQPHAIFGSAVTWGDGGSVYASVFWWIGVTAVATWVLMRTRIGNWIFALGGAQQSARQVGVPVFRAKVGLFMTTAAAGWLVGMLTLFRTSTVQANTGVGQEFIYIICAVVGGCLLTGGYGSAIGAAFGALIYGMVNQGIVYSGWDSNWLKTFLGAMLLGAVLLNEWVRRRAEQSR, encoded by the coding sequence TCCTGAAGAGACCCGAGAGCGGGGCGATGGTCGCCGCCATCGTCATCTTCCTGTGGTTCGCCCTGACCACCGACGCGTTCGCGACCTCCGGCGGATCCAGCACCTGGCTCCTGGGTTCCTCGACGATCGGCATCATGGCCGTCGCCGTGGCACTCCTGATGATCGGCGGCGAATTCGACCTCTCCGCCGGAGCGATGACCGGATTCACCGGCCTGCTGGTCGGCATCCTCACCACCGAGTACGGCCTGAACATCTGGGTCGCCATCGTCGTCTCCCTGGTCCTGGCCCTGCTGATCGGCGCGGTCAACGGCATCCTGGTGATGAAGACCGGACTGCCCAGTTTCATCGTCACCCTCGGCACCTTCTTCGTCCTGCAGGGCGTGGACCTGGCCGGCACCAAGGCGCTGATCGGTCAGGTCGCCATCCAGGGCATGGCCAAGGTGCCCTACTACGACCAGCCGCACGCGATCTTCGGCTCCGCGGTGACCTGGGGCGACGGCGGTTCGGTCTACGCCTCGGTCTTCTGGTGGATCGGCGTGACAGCGGTCGCCACCTGGGTCCTGATGCGTACCCGGATCGGTAACTGGATCTTCGCGCTCGGCGGCGCCCAGCAGTCCGCCCGCCAGGTCGGCGTCCCGGTGTTCCGGGCCAAGGTCGGCCTGTTCATGACCACGGCGGCGGCCGGCTGGCTGGTCGGCATGCTCACCCTCTTCCGCACCTCGACGGTGCAGGCCAACACCGGTGTCGGCCAGGAGTTCATCTACATCATCTGCGCCGTGGTCGGCGGCTGCCTGCTGACCGGCGGTTACGGCTCGGCGATCGGCGCGGCCTTCGGCGCCCTCATCTACGGCATGGTCAACCAGGGCATCGTCTACTCCGGCTGGGACAGCAACTGGCTGAAGACCTTCCTCGGCGCGATGCTGCTGGGTGCGGTGCTGCTCAACGAGTGGGTCCGGCGCAGAGCGGAGCAGTCCCGATGA
- a CDS encoding ATP-binding cassette domain-containing protein — MTEQDTKDMDVLVEVRDIGKRYGNIIALSDVSTSVRAGEVTCVLGDNGAGKSTFIKILAGSHAHTDGTLLVDGQERTFSSPREALDAGIATVYQDLAVVPLMPVWRNFFLGSEATKGSGPLRRLDVPFMRKTAKTELAAMGIDLRDVDQPIGTLSGGERQCVAIARAVYFGARVLILDEPTAALGVKQSGVVLKYIAKARDRGLGVVFITHNPHHAHPVGDRFMLLRRGRSLGDFAKAELSMDDLVSMMAGGAELEALAHELERSMGADSAVVHELKEDLR; from the coding sequence ATGACCGAACAGGACACCAAAGACATGGACGTTCTCGTCGAGGTACGCGACATCGGCAAGCGGTACGGCAACATCATCGCCCTCAGTGACGTCAGCACGTCGGTGCGGGCCGGGGAGGTGACCTGCGTGCTCGGCGACAACGGCGCCGGCAAGTCGACCTTCATCAAGATCCTCGCCGGATCGCACGCCCACACCGACGGCACCCTGCTCGTCGACGGGCAGGAACGCACGTTCAGCAGTCCCCGCGAGGCGCTCGACGCCGGGATCGCCACGGTCTACCAGGACCTTGCCGTGGTCCCGCTGATGCCGGTCTGGCGCAACTTCTTCCTCGGCAGCGAGGCCACCAAGGGCAGCGGGCCGCTGCGCCGTCTCGACGTGCCGTTCATGCGGAAGACGGCCAAGACCGAACTCGCCGCCATGGGCATCGACCTGCGCGACGTCGACCAGCCGATCGGCACCCTGTCCGGCGGTGAGCGGCAGTGCGTGGCGATCGCCCGGGCCGTGTACTTCGGCGCGCGGGTGCTGATCCTCGACGAACCGACCGCGGCACTGGGCGTCAAACAGTCGGGTGTGGTGCTCAAGTACATCGCCAAGGCCCGCGACCGTGGCCTGGGCGTCGTCTTCATCACCCACAACCCGCACCACGCGCACCCGGTCGGCGACCGGTTCATGCTGCTGCGCCGGGGCCGCAGCCTCGGCGACTTCGCCAAGGCCGAACTGTCGATGGACGACCTGGTCTCGATGATGGCCGGCGGCGCCGAACTGGAGGCCTTGGCCCACGAGCTGGAACGCTCGATGGGCGCCGACTCGGCCGTCGTGCACGAACTCAAGGAGGACCTGCGATGA
- a CDS encoding Gfo/Idh/MocA family protein: MTAGKPTLGVGVVGFGWMGQVHARAFSRLLQHYPDAPLRPRFVAVADTATDDRSQRAAAAFGFEHQLTDWRDLIARDDVDVVCVTGPNFIHRDVAVAAAQAGKHLWVEKPAGRTSAETGEIVAAVQAAGVQAAAGFNYRNAPAVEYARHLVRSGRLGRIEHTAVRFCSDYSAHPDGALTWRFQNEFAGSGVLGDLVSHAVDLVRFVVGDLTELVVDRATFITERPAALGAASHFSRGADGPRLPVENEDYVAALLRLADGSRGTLESSRTEVGDQNAYSIEVHGTEGALAWNYRRMGELRVCLDQDVQDAQYATLMVTPAHGELGAFQPGSANPMSYDDLKVVEAYRLVESIGTGKPVGATVTDALIAARTIDAMLLSSQERRWVTLGEA; this comes from the coding sequence ATGACCGCGGGCAAACCCACCCTCGGTGTCGGTGTCGTCGGCTTCGGCTGGATGGGACAGGTGCACGCCCGGGCGTTCAGCAGGCTGCTGCAGCACTATCCGGACGCCCCGCTGCGGCCGCGGTTCGTGGCGGTGGCCGACACCGCCACCGACGACCGCAGTCAGCGGGCCGCCGCGGCCTTCGGCTTCGAGCACCAGCTCACCGACTGGCGGGACCTGATCGCCCGCGACGACGTTGACGTGGTCTGCGTGACCGGCCCGAACTTCATCCACCGCGACGTCGCCGTCGCGGCGGCACAGGCCGGCAAACACCTGTGGGTGGAGAAACCGGCCGGGCGGACCTCGGCCGAGACCGGCGAGATCGTCGCGGCCGTGCAGGCGGCCGGGGTGCAGGCGGCGGCCGGGTTCAACTACCGCAACGCCCCCGCCGTCGAGTACGCCCGGCACCTGGTCCGGTCCGGTCGTCTCGGCCGGATCGAGCACACCGCGGTCCGGTTCTGCTCGGATTACTCGGCCCACCCGGACGGGGCGCTGACCTGGCGTTTCCAGAACGAGTTCGCCGGTTCCGGAGTTCTCGGCGACCTGGTCAGCCACGCCGTCGACCTGGTCCGTTTCGTGGTCGGCGATCTGACCGAACTGGTGGTCGACCGGGCCACCTTCATCACCGAGCGGCCCGCCGCCCTCGGGGCCGCCTCGCACTTCAGCCGGGGCGCGGACGGGCCACGGCTGCCGGTGGAGAACGAGGACTACGTCGCGGCTCTGCTGCGCCTGGCCGACGGGTCGCGGGGCACCTTGGAGTCCAGCCGCACCGAGGTCGGCGACCAGAACGCGTACTCCATCGAGGTGCACGGCACCGAGGGGGCACTGGCCTGGAACTACCGGCGGATGGGTGAGCTGCGGGTCTGCCTGGATCAGGACGTCCAGGACGCGCAGTACGCGACACTGATGGTGACGCCCGCGCATGGCGAACTGGGCGCGTTCCAGCCGGGTTCGGCCAACCCGATGAGCTACGACGATCTCAAGGTCGTCGAGGCGTACCGGCTGGTCGAATCGATCGGCACCGGCAAACCGGTCGGCGCCACCGTCACCGACGCGCTGATCGCGGCGCGGACCATCGACGCCATGCTGCTCTCCTCGCAGGAGCGCCGCTGGGTCACCCTCGGGGAGGCATGA
- a CDS encoding Gfo/Idh/MocA family oxidoreductase yields the protein MMSQPVRIGLIGAGRIGASHAAVLARRVPEAHLTAVVDPRPGAADLIAGPLGARALSSVGDVLADPAIDAVVISAASVAHRDLIVAAATAGKHVFCEKPAGMSLAEIDEARTAAAAAGVVFQVGFNRRFAADFAAAHDLIAGGRIGEVQLIRSLTRDPGTGPADPGAVPQWTIFTQTLIHDFDTLNWLNPGAHAVDVLATADALIAPDHRDRGHLDTAVVVIRYSNGAIATAEASFAAAYGYDVRGEVFGSNGMVTMGEGATTSMRLHDLAGRAAFTARSDTDLLVDSYTGELTEFCRAVTEKRPAAVTGDDAYAAFAIAQACIDSVTTGARAAVTR from the coding sequence ATGATGAGCCAGCCGGTCCGGATCGGCCTGATCGGCGCGGGACGCATCGGGGCCTCGCACGCCGCGGTCCTGGCCCGCCGGGTGCCCGAAGCCCACCTCACCGCCGTCGTGGACCCGCGGCCCGGCGCCGCCGACCTGATCGCCGGCCCGCTCGGTGCCCGGGCGCTCTCCTCGGTCGGTGACGTCCTGGCGGACCCGGCGATCGACGCCGTGGTGATCTCCGCCGCGTCGGTGGCCCACCGCGACCTGATCGTGGCGGCCGCCACGGCCGGCAAGCACGTCTTCTGCGAGAAACCGGCCGGCATGTCGCTCGCCGAGATCGACGAGGCGCGGACGGCGGCCGCCGCGGCCGGTGTGGTGTTCCAGGTCGGCTTCAACCGCCGGTTCGCCGCCGACTTCGCCGCCGCCCACGACCTGATCGCCGGCGGCCGGATCGGCGAGGTCCAGCTGATACGCTCGTTGACCCGCGACCCCGGCACCGGCCCGGCCGACCCGGGTGCCGTGCCGCAGTGGACGATCTTCACGCAGACGCTGATCCACGACTTCGACACCCTGAACTGGCTGAATCCCGGCGCCCACGCGGTCGACGTGCTGGCCACCGCGGACGCCCTGATCGCACCGGACCACCGCGACCGCGGCCACCTCGACACGGCCGTGGTGGTGATCCGTTACTCCAACGGTGCGATCGCCACCGCCGAGGCCAGCTTCGCGGCGGCGTACGGCTATGACGTCCGGGGTGAGGTCTTCGGCTCGAACGGCATGGTGACCATGGGTGAGGGCGCGACGACCTCGATGCGCCTGCACGACCTGGCGGGTCGCGCGGCCTTCACCGCCCGCAGCGACACCGACCTGCTCGTCGACTCCTACACCGGTGAGCTGACCGAGTTCTGCCGGGCCGTCACGGAGAAGCGGCCGGCTGCGGTGACCGGCGACGACGCCTACGCCGCCTTCGCGATCGCGCAGGCCTGCATTGACTCGGTGACCACCGGCGCCCGCGCGGCGGTGACCCGGTGA
- a CDS encoding TIM barrel protein, which produces MSFTLAICSEMVYLDLPHLDRVRRIHDAGFAVEIWGWTDKDAAVLAATGARFTSMTGYVTGDLVTKEGADDLLRTAADSIAFAQRIGRPGLNLHGTGLGEGGLPVRPHPVVTGADWIAAARTLERIAALGEQHGVTFVVENLNLDVDHPGVPFARAADTLTLVAAVGSPHLRMNLDLYHAQIGEGNLAELIRRSAPYLGEVQIADVPGRCEPLTGEVRWDFLARVLADSGYDGTVALEAWASQPGVKGSDLALERFRAAFTL; this is translated from the coding sequence ATGAGTTTCACTCTCGCGATCTGTTCCGAGATGGTCTACCTGGACCTGCCGCACCTGGACCGGGTCCGCCGCATCCACGACGCCGGGTTCGCCGTCGAGATCTGGGGCTGGACCGACAAGGACGCCGCCGTGCTCGCCGCCACCGGCGCCCGGTTCACCTCGATGACCGGTTACGTCACCGGCGACCTGGTGACCAAGGAGGGCGCCGACGACCTGCTGCGCACCGCCGCCGACTCGATCGCCTTCGCCCAGCGGATCGGGCGACCGGGCCTCAACCTGCACGGCACCGGACTCGGCGAGGGCGGCCTGCCGGTGCGCCCGCACCCGGTGGTCACCGGCGCGGACTGGATCGCGGCCGCTCGCACCCTGGAACGGATCGCGGCCCTCGGCGAGCAGCACGGTGTCACCTTCGTGGTGGAGAACCTCAACCTGGACGTCGACCATCCCGGCGTGCCGTTCGCCCGCGCGGCCGACACGCTGACCCTGGTGGCGGCGGTCGGCAGCCCGCACCTGCGGATGAACCTGGACCTCTACCACGCCCAGATCGGCGAGGGGAACCTGGCCGAACTGATCCGCCGCAGCGCCCCCTACCTGGGGGAGGTGCAGATCGCCGACGTGCCCGGCCGGTGTGAGCCGCTGACCGGCGAAGTGCGCTGGGACTTCCTGGCCCGGGTCCTCGCCGACAGCGGGTACGACGGCACGGTGGCCCTGGAGGCGTGGGCCTCGCAGCCCGGCGTCAAGGGCAGTGACCTGGCCCTGGAGCGGTTCCGTGCGGCTTTCACGCTGTGA
- the iolC gene encoding 5-dehydro-2-deoxygluconokinase, whose product MTGTESEQAFDLVAIGRTGVDIYPLDHGVGLEEVRTFEKFLGGSATNVAVAAARYGRGSALITRTGQDAFGRYVRAEAERLGVDPRFITTVAGPPTPVTFCEVFPPDDFPLYFYRYPTAPDLLIQGDELPLDAIRRARVFWATVTGLSQEPSRAAHHTAWAARGRTTHTVLDLDYRPMFWSDPVEASAEVGKALEHVTVAVGNREECQVAVGETEPGRAADALLDRGLELVLVKQGPKGVLAATRNERVEVAPHPVNVVNGLGAGDAFGGALVHGLLAGWDLRHIVEFANVAGALVAGKLECSTAMPTEPEVRDAMNEKDA is encoded by the coding sequence GTGACCGGCACTGAGAGCGAACAGGCCTTCGACCTAGTCGCGATCGGCCGCACCGGCGTCGACATCTACCCGCTCGACCACGGCGTCGGGCTGGAGGAGGTGCGGACGTTCGAGAAGTTCCTGGGCGGCAGCGCGACGAATGTGGCGGTCGCCGCGGCCCGCTACGGCCGGGGCAGCGCCCTGATCACCCGGACCGGCCAGGACGCCTTCGGCCGGTACGTGCGGGCGGAAGCGGAACGACTCGGCGTCGACCCCCGGTTCATCACCACGGTGGCCGGCCCGCCCACGCCGGTGACGTTCTGCGAGGTGTTCCCGCCGGACGACTTCCCGCTCTACTTCTACCGCTACCCGACCGCCCCCGACCTGCTGATCCAGGGTGACGAACTGCCGCTGGACGCGATCCGCCGGGCCCGGGTGTTCTGGGCCACCGTCACCGGCCTGTCCCAGGAACCGTCGCGGGCCGCCCACCACACCGCCTGGGCCGCCCGTGGCCGCACCACCCACACCGTGCTCGACCTCGACTACCGGCCGATGTTCTGGTCGGACCCGGTCGAAGCGTCCGCCGAGGTCGGCAAAGCCCTGGAACACGTCACCGTCGCCGTCGGCAACCGGGAGGAATGTCAGGTCGCGGTCGGCGAGACCGAACCCGGCCGGGCCGCCGACGCCCTGCTCGACCGGGGCCTGGAACTGGTTCTGGTCAAACAGGGCCCGAAAGGTGTCCTCGCCGCGACCCGCAACGAGCGGGTCGAGGTGGCACCCCACCCGGTGAACGTGGTCAACGGCCTCGGCGCCGGTGACGCGTTCGGTGGCGCCCTGGTCCACGGCCTGCTCGCCGGCTGGGACCTGCGCCACATCGTCGAGTTCGCGAACGTGGCCGGTGCCCTGGTCGCCGGAAAGCTCGAATGCTCCACCGCCATGCCGACGGAGCCCGAGGTGCGCGACGCCATGAATGAAAAGGACGCCTGA
- a CDS encoding Cgl0159 family (beta/alpha)8-fold protein, giving the protein MIDLTEIRARHPQHIPQAWASRTRRDLLGDDGRLLIVAADHPARGALGVRGDSLAMGSRRDLLDRLAVALSRPGVDGVLGTADILDDLLLMGALDGKVVFGSMNRGGLQGASFEFDDRFTGHTADEIAAAGMDGGKMLTRICLDDPGSLATIQATAQAVDALAARRLVAMIEPFWSERDATTGAIKHRFDAESTIKSIAVASGLGATSAYTWLKLPVVDELERVMESTTLPSLLLGGDPQGDPDDTYDSWGEALKLNAVRGLIVGRALLYPPNGDVAGAVDIAAGLVHP; this is encoded by the coding sequence ATGATCGACCTCACTGAGATCCGGGCCCGCCACCCCCAGCACATCCCGCAGGCATGGGCGTCCCGGACCCGCCGGGACCTGCTCGGTGACGACGGCCGGCTGCTGATCGTGGCCGCCGACCACCCGGCCCGCGGCGCGCTCGGCGTCCGGGGCGACAGCCTGGCCATGGGCAGCCGCCGCGACCTGCTGGACCGGCTCGCCGTCGCGCTGTCCCGGCCCGGCGTCGACGGGGTGCTGGGAACCGCCGACATCCTGGACGACCTGCTGCTGATGGGAGCCCTGGACGGCAAGGTGGTGTTCGGCTCGATGAACCGCGGCGGACTGCAGGGCGCCAGCTTCGAGTTCGACGACCGGTTCACCGGCCACACCGCCGACGAGATCGCCGCCGCCGGCATGGACGGCGGCAAGATGCTCACCCGGATCTGCCTGGACGACCCGGGCAGCCTCGCCACCATCCAGGCCACCGCCCAGGCCGTCGACGCGCTCGCCGCCCGCAGACTGGTCGCGATGATCGAGCCGTTCTGGTCCGAACGGGACGCCACCACCGGCGCCATCAAGCACCGGTTCGACGCGGAGAGCACCATCAAGTCCATCGCGGTCGCCTCCGGCCTCGGCGCCACCAGCGCCTACACGTGGCTCAAGCTCCCGGTGGTGGACGAGCTGGAGCGGGTGATGGAGTCGACCACCCTGCCGTCGCTGCTTCTCGGCGGCGATCCCCAGGGCGACCCTGACGACACGTACGACTCGTGGGGTGAGGCTCTGAAGCTGAACGCGGTCCGAGGCCTGATCGTCGGCCGGGCGCTGCTCTACCCGCCGAACGGCGACGTGGCCGGCGCCGTCGACATCGCCGCCGGGCTGGTGCACCCGTGA
- the iolB gene encoding 5-deoxy-glucuronate isomerase, which translates to MSRWVKPLGTAAADGFDVVIDERIDGWEHTGLRIVTFDGLSATELDVAGTEFVVVPLNGGCLVEAYDSDGVLHTADLAGRADVWAGATDVAYVPAGWRISLSGPAGGRTAICTAPVGAAAAPQKFAHLPAAGVPVEMRGAGTCSREVRNFGVPDVLDAAAIIVCEVLTPAGNWSSYPPHKHDEDRPGQEAELEEIYYFETRVEGGRAVSGADPVGYQRVYGTGDRPIDVSAEVRTGDVVLVPHGWHGPSMAAPGYDLYYLNVMAGPGATRAWLICDDPSHGWVRSTWTGQEIDPRLPFGDEPT; encoded by the coding sequence GTGAGCCGCTGGGTGAAGCCGCTGGGCACCGCCGCCGCCGACGGGTTCGACGTCGTCATCGACGAGCGGATCGACGGCTGGGAGCACACCGGCCTGCGGATCGTCACGTTCGACGGGCTTTCGGCAACGGAACTGGACGTCGCCGGTACCGAGTTCGTCGTCGTGCCCCTCAACGGTGGTTGCCTCGTCGAGGCGTACGACAGCGATGGTGTTCTGCACACCGCTGACCTGGCCGGGCGCGCGGACGTCTGGGCCGGGGCCACCGACGTCGCCTACGTGCCGGCCGGATGGCGGATCAGCCTGTCCGGGCCGGCCGGTGGCCGCACCGCGATCTGCACCGCCCCGGTCGGCGCAGCGGCCGCGCCGCAGAAGTTCGCCCACCTGCCCGCCGCGGGTGTGCCGGTCGAGATGCGCGGCGCCGGCACCTGCTCCCGCGAGGTGCGCAACTTCGGGGTTCCCGACGTGCTCGACGCCGCCGCGATCATCGTCTGCGAGGTGCTGACCCCGGCCGGGAACTGGAGTTCCTACCCGCCGCACAAACACGATGAGGACCGCCCCGGCCAGGAGGCCGAACTCGAGGAGATCTACTACTTCGAGACCCGGGTCGAGGGCGGCCGGGCCGTCTCCGGCGCCGACCCGGTCGGCTACCAGCGGGTGTACGGCACCGGTGACCGCCCGATCGACGTGTCAGCCGAAGTGCGCACCGGCGACGTCGTCCTGGTCCCGCACGGCTGGCACGGCCCGTCGATGGCCGCCCCCGGCTACGACCTCTACTACCTGAACGTGATGGCCGGCCCCGGAGCCACCCGGGCCTGGCTGATCTGCGACGACCCGAGCCACGGATGGGTCCGCAGCACCTGGACCGGCCAGGAGATCGATCCGCGACTGCCCTTCGGAGATGAACCAACATGA
- the iolD gene encoding 3D-(3,5/4)-trihydroxycyclohexane-1,2-dione acylhydrolase (decyclizing), with the protein MSVTVRLTVAQATVEFLAHQYSERDGVRRKLFAGCLGIFGHGNVAGIGQALLQHETAALAAGETPGLPYVLARNEQAMVHTAVGYARQKDRLQTWVCTASVGPGSTNMLTGAALATINRIPVLLLPSGTFATRRSAPVLQELEHFGAGDVTVNDAFRPLSTYFDRVSRAEQLPSALLNAMRVLTDPAQTGAVTLSLPQDVQAEAYDWPEELFADRVWHVARPPAEKSRIQAAADLIRDSRRPLIVAGGGVHYSGAEDALAAFCEATGIPVGESQAGKGSLLHGHPQLLGAVGSTGTTAANAIARDADLVIGIGTRWSDFTTASRTAFQAAGVRFVNVNVANFDAGKQSGLAVVADAREALESLTEALQGWSVDDGYRTEQARLWANWDAAVEATYHPGPEVTAALAPGRLTQGTVLGLVNELTDPRDVVLCAAGSMPGDLHKLWRVRDRRGYHVEYGYSCMGYEVPASIGIRLADESRDVFAMVGDGGYLMMPTELVTAVQERVKVIVVLVQNHGFHSIGSLSESLGSQRFGTRYRFRGQESHQLDGGTLPVDLAANARSLGVHVIEVHSRDELGKAIQVAKHAPSDGGPILIHVETDPLIHGPDSDSWWDVPVSEVSELDSTAAAYDTYLQHKRLQRHHF; encoded by the coding sequence ATGAGTGTGACGGTGCGCTTGACGGTGGCGCAGGCCACGGTGGAGTTCCTGGCCCATCAGTACTCGGAGCGCGACGGCGTACGCCGGAAACTGTTCGCCGGCTGCCTCGGCATCTTCGGGCACGGCAACGTGGCCGGGATCGGGCAGGCGTTGCTGCAGCACGAGACCGCGGCCCTGGCCGCCGGTGAGACCCCGGGCCTGCCGTACGTGCTGGCCCGCAACGAGCAGGCCATGGTGCACACCGCCGTCGGGTACGCCCGGCAGAAGGACCGCCTGCAGACCTGGGTGTGCACCGCCTCGGTCGGCCCCGGCTCGACCAACATGCTCACCGGCGCCGCCCTCGCCACGATCAACCGGATCCCGGTGCTGCTGCTGCCCTCGGGCACCTTCGCCACCCGCCGGTCGGCCCCGGTGCTGCAGGAACTCGAACACTTCGGCGCCGGCGACGTCACCGTGAACGACGCGTTCCGGCCGCTCTCCACCTACTTCGACCGGGTGTCGCGCGCCGAGCAGCTGCCGTCGGCGCTGCTGAACGCGATGCGGGTGCTCACCGACCCGGCCCAGACCGGCGCGGTCACGCTGTCACTGCCTCAGGACGTGCAGGCGGAGGCGTACGACTGGCCGGAGGAACTGTTCGCCGACCGGGTCTGGCACGTGGCCCGCCCACCCGCCGAGAAGTCCCGGATCCAGGCAGCCGCCGACCTCATCCGTGACTCCCGCCGCCCGCTGATCGTCGCCGGTGGCGGCGTGCACTACTCCGGCGCCGAGGACGCCCTGGCCGCGTTCTGCGAGGCCACCGGCATCCCGGTGGGGGAGTCGCAGGCCGGCAAGGGCTCCCTGCTGCACGGGCATCCGCAGCTGCTGGGCGCGGTCGGCTCCACCGGCACCACCGCCGCCAACGCCATCGCCCGCGACGCCGACCTGGTGATCGGGATCGGCACCCGGTGGAGCGACTTCACCACGGCGTCGAGGACCGCTTTCCAGGCGGCGGGCGTACGATTCGTCAACGTCAACGTGGCGAACTTCGACGCCGGGAAGCAGTCCGGACTGGCCGTGGTGGCCGACGCCCGCGAGGCCCTGGAGTCCCTCACCGAAGCCCTGCAGGGCTGGAGTGTCGACGACGGCTACCGCACCGAGCAGGCCCGGCTGTGGGCGAACTGGGACGCGGCCGTCGAGGCCACCTACCACCCCGGCCCCGAGGTCACCGCCGCCCTGGCGCCCGGCCGGCTCACCCAGGGCACCGTGCTGGGCCTGGTCAACGAGCTGACCGACCCCCGCGACGTGGTGCTGTGCGCGGCCGGTTCGATGCCGGGTGACCTGCACAAACTGTGGCGGGTCCGGGACCGGCGCGGCTACCACGTCGAATACGGCTACTCCTGCATGGGCTACGAGGTGCCGGCTTCGATCGGGATCCGGCTGGCCGACGAGTCCCGCGACGTGTTCGCGATGGTCGGTGACGGTGGCTACCTGATGATGCCGACCGAACTCGTCACCGCCGTCCAGGAACGGGTCAAGGTCATCGTGGTCCTCGTGCAGAACCACGGCTTCCACTCGATCGGCTCGCTCTCGGAGAGCCTGGGCTCCCAGCGGTTCGGCACCCGGTACCGCTTCCGCGGCCAGGAGTCGCACCAGCTCGACGGCGGCACCCTGCCGGTCGACCTGGCCGCCAACGCCCGCAGCCTCGGCGTACACGTCATCGAGGTGCACAGCCGCGACGAACTCGGCAAAGCCATCCAGGTCGCGAAACACGCCCCGTCCGACGGTGGGCCGATCCTGATCCACGTCGAGACCGACCCGCTGATCCACGGCCCGGACAGCGACTCCTGGTGGGACGTGCCGGTCAGCGAGGTGTCCGAGCTGGACAGCACCGCCGCGGCCTACGACACCTACCTGCAGCACAAGCGCCTTCAGCGCCACCACTTCTAG